The following coding sequences are from one Candidatus Nitrosopumilus sp. SW window:
- a CDS encoding N,N-dimethylformamidase beta subunit family domain-containing protein, with the protein MQYTYEEDLNEDLSFKYSWFEPKEESLSTINELKKNIGKTVVILPVFTHSAYAQNGFYDYYNENCGKECLTVKIDRVQPPQYNSGKNAIQVLKLLGYDMVSDIDVHKNPEILAQYDKIILLHNEYVTKEMFDAVDLHPNVVYLYPNALYAEIEYNEQNDEITLVRGHGYPDSSIDNGFDWEFDNTRPYEFDTECANWEFWEIDNGVMLNCYPENIIWKDTSLLELINEK; encoded by the coding sequence TTGCAATATACATATGAAGAAGATCTAAATGAGGATTTGAGTTTTAAATATTCTTGGTTTGAGCCGAAAGAAGAATCATTGTCAACAATTAATGAACTAAAAAAGAACATAGGTAAAACAGTTGTTATTCTACCGGTTTTTACTCATTCTGCATATGCTCAAAATGGGTTCTATGATTATTATAATGAAAATTGTGGAAAAGAATGTTTAACTGTTAAAATAGACAGAGTCCAACCGCCACAATATAATTCAGGAAAAAATGCAATCCAAGTTTTGAAATTATTAGGATATGATATGGTTTCAGATATTGATGTTCATAAAAATCCTGAGATTTTAGCACAATATGATAAAATAATTTTGTTACATAATGAATACGTTACAAAGGAAATGTTTGACGCAGTTGATTTGCATCCAAATGTAGTATATCTATATCCAAATGCACTCTATGCTGAAATTGAATACAATGAACAAAATGATGAGATCACATTAGTTAGAGGTCATGGTTATCCAGATTCATCTATAGATAATGGATTTGATTGGGAGTTTGACAATACTAGACCTTATGAATTTGATACAGAATGCGCAAATTGGGAGTTTTGGGAGATTGATAATGGTGTGATGTTAAATTGTTATCCAGAGAATATTATTTGGAAAGATACATCATTACTAGAATTAATTAATGAAAAATAA